The DNA window AATGAAACGTTGGTATCTACTTTATTGTAAACGAGGGGAGCAGAACAGGGCTAAGCTACACCTTGAAAATCAGGGCGTGGAGTGCTTTTACCCGACAATTGAAGTCGAGAAGATCTCACGTGGTAAAAGACAAACAGTCGAAGAGCCATTGTTCCCCTGTTATGTCTTTGCGCGTTTTGATTATCAGCAAGGGCCAAACTTTACTTCAGTTCGTTCTACACGTGGTGTGGTTGACTTCGTCCGGTTTGGATCACAACCAAAAGAAGTACAGGGTGACCTGGTCTTTGAGTTGAAGCAAATAGAAAAGCATTGTAGCGAAAACGCCGAGTGTAAAAGTATGCCTAAGCCTGGCGATAAGGTCAGAGTTAAGAGCGGGCAGTTTGCTGGTATTGACGGTATTTTCCAAGAGCAAGACGGAGAAAAGCGCTCAATCATGTTGGTGCAGATGATTACAAAGCCGGTACCTGTCAGTATCGACAACAATGACTTAGACTTAAATAACTGATCTTACCAAATATAAAAAGGGCTGGTTAAACCAGCCCTTTTTACTTTCTGTTAGTGCCTATTAGTAAGCGTCGTTGTGGACAGTCTGTACTGCTCGGCCTGACGGGTCTACACAGTTCTTGAATGACTCGTCCCATTCAATAGCTTTTGCTGAAGAACACGCAACTGAAGGACCACCCGGAACACATTCTGCTGCTGATGGTAGCGGGAATAGCTCTTCAAAGATCTCTCGGTACACATAACCTTCTTTAGTCGTTGGTGTGTTATAAGGGAAGCGGAACTGAGCCGTCTCCATTTGCTGAGCCGTTACTTTTTCCTCAGCCACTGCTTTCAGAGTGTCAATCCAGCTGTAGCCAACACCGTCAGAGAATTGCTCTTTTTGACGCCATGCGATTGATTCCGGCAAGTAGTGTTCAAAACATTCACGTAGGATGTGTTTTTCCATCTTGCCGTTACCACACATTTTGTCGGCTGGGTTCAGGCGCATTGCAACATCAATGAATTCTTTATCCAGGAATGGTACGCGGCCTTCAACGCCCCACGCTGCCAATGATTTGTTTGCACGTGCACAGTCAAACATGTTCAGAGCAAGCAGTTTACGTACGGTTTCTTCGTGGAACTCTTGTGCATTTGGTGCTTTGTGGAAGTACAGGTAACCACCGAAGATTTCATCTGCACCTTCACCTGAAAGTACCATCTTGATACCCATTGCTTTGATCTTACGACCCATCAAGAACATCGGCGTTGATGCACGGATTGTCGTTACGTCATACGTTTCAATGTGGTAAATCACATCACGAATCGCATCAAGACCTTCCTGAATCGTGTAAGTCATTTCATGGTGAACGGTACCGATTTGCTCTGCAACTTCACGTGCAGCTTTTAAGTCCGGAGCACCTTCAAGGCCAACCGCAAATGAGTGCAGCTGTGGCCACCACGCCGCTGATTTTTCGTCATCTTCGATACGCATTGCTGCAAAGCGTTTTGCTACCGCAGAGGTGATGGAAGAATCCAAGCCACCAGACAGAAGTACACCATATGGTACGTCAGTCATTAGCTGGCGCTTAACTGCCGCTTCAAGTGCTTCAGTTAAATCTTCTTTACTGGTGCTGTTACCCTGCACTGCAGCGTATTCGTTCCAGTCACGAATGTAGTACCGTTGTGGTTCGCTATCTTTAGAGCCATAGTAACAACCAGGAGGGAACTCGCTCACTGTTTTACATACAGGTACCAGTGCTTTCATTTCAGAAGCCACGTAGTAGTTACCGTGTTCGTCGTAACCTTGGTAAAGCGGGATAATACCGATGTGGTCGCGGCCTACCAGATATTCATCCTTCTCTTCATCATAAAGGACGAATGCGAAAATACCGTTCAACTCTTCAAGAAGTTCAGCACCCATGTCTTGGTAAAGAGCAAGGATAACTTCACAATCTGAATCCGTTTGGAACTCATACTTACCTTCGTAGCGTGCACGGATCTCTTTATGGTTGTAAATTTCGCCGTTTACCGCGAGGATTAGCTTTTTATCAGGGCTGTATAGTGGTTGTGCTCCGCTATTTAGTCCAACAATAGCCAAGCGTTCATGAGCCAGGATTGCTCTATCTGAAGAATAAATGCCAGACCAGTCCGGACCACGATGACGAAGTTTTTTCGACATTTCTAATGCGATAGGGCGTAATGCAGCTGCATCACTTTTGATGTCTAAAATGCCAAATACTGAACACATACAACAATCCTTTTAAACTAAATAATTTCTAATCGGTATGGCTTCAATTTGCCAGTTTGAGTAAAAAAAGCAACGCTTTGTGATTAAAAAAATGATAATTGCTCTTGATGTGTGAATGTTTTCTAATAATAAAGTGTTTTTGATGAATGAAATCAAAGTTTGGTATAAAAAGTGTACAAAAAAGCCTTCCTTTTTAGCGGAAGGCTTCGGAGGTAATCTAAATGAACGCTTATTTTATTGGAGTAAACTTGGGTTCTAGTTGCTGACAAACGTGTCGTGCAAAACCGCTGCCAGCCTCATTATAGATATTGAACGCTGCATCTACACCTTGTTCTAACAGACCGTCAAGCTGGTCTGGGTACTCAGCAATCGCCGCAATCTGGCCTTTATAGTTTCGGCGTTGCAGTTGCTCTAAAGCCGTTTGGTTACCTTGGTGGTGAGGCATCGCTAATAAAACCAGCTGAACGTGTCCTGTATCGAGAATCCTCTCCCAAAAGTCGGGGTCAGTTGCATCTCCGGAGATGACATTGCGTCCTTCGGCACGATGCTTAACCGCGGCATCTTCACGAATTTCTACTCCTAATGAGATCTTGCCGTAACGGGTGCAAAGTTCATCGTAGGCACCTGTACCTATTCGACCCATCCCCAGAATAAGTACCTGAGCACGGCCGGGGTTGATTAACTGATCGCGTTGGTTGAGTTTCTCCGTTGCAGTTTCTTGTAACCACTTACCGGAATGCTGGTAGATTTTGTTGCTCAGACGGTTTAGCGGCGCAGAGATAATAAAGGACAGGGATACGGCGACCGCGATAGCCGCCAGCATGTCACTTGGCATCCAGCCCATTTTGTAAGCCAATCCACCAACAATTAAACCAAATTCACTATAGTTAAATAGTGACAGCGAAGCGAGCAGGGAGGTACGGACCCGAAAGTTAAAATAGTTAATGGTTAAGAAATAAAGCAGACCTTTAATTGGCAATAACAGAATGAACAGAATAGCCAGCGCGATTCCGGTAAAGCTCAGCGATGCGGACAAGCCAATATTTAAAAAGAAACAAACTAAAAACAGCTCTTTCATATTAAACAGTGATTTGGACAATTCTGAGGCTTTACGGTGTCCGGCAAGCAGCATACCTAATATCAGTGCCCCAAGATCTGCTTTCATGCCTACAAGCTCGAACAAGCCTGCCCCCACCACTAGCGCAAAGAAGATGCCGAACAATACCAGCATTTCACCGTGACCGACTTTATCGAGTAATTTGTAAAACAGCGGTCGAAGAAGGGGAAGGCCGAACAGTGCGATAGCGTACCATTCAGGGATCTTGCCGGTTGAAGCGGTCAGGAAAACGACGGCGAAGATATCTTGCATGACTAAGATACCAATTGCGACGGTACCGTATGTGGCACTCATCTCACCTTTTTCTTGTAGTGTTTTGACCGCGAAAACTGTGCTCGAAAATGACAGGGCGAATGCCAGTAAAACAACCTGGCCAATATCCATCCCGGCTAGAGAGGTGAGGCCGAGTAACTTTAAACCCGTAAGTGCAATAGTAAACACCGCAGTAGAGAGAATGTTATGTGCGGTGGCTCCGCCCCAGATTTCTTTTGATAAAAGAGTTTTTACATCGAGTTTTAGTCCGATTGTAAACAATAAGAGAGTGACGCCGAGATCGGCCAGGCTGACGATTACGTCATTGCTCTGGTAGCCAAATGCGTGTAATCCAAACCCTGCAAGTAAGAAACCAACGAGAGGAGGGAGCGTGCATTTTAGCGCGAGATAGCCAGCGACAAATGCCGTTGTAATTAGAATAATTTCCATGCTTGTTGCTTAAGTTTCCTGATATACAAAAACGGGCTGTGTGAACACAGCCCGAGATTGTAACTCAATTAGTTGTATAAACTTAGTCTTCCAATAACTTTTGTAACAAAACGCCATTTAACATTGCGCGTTTGATCATTGCGAAAGCGCCCATTGTAGGCTGCTTATCAATTTGTGACGCGACTATTGGAAGGCCGCTGTGGAAAGTTTTTAAAGACTGGTTCTCGATATTTCTCTGTATTGCTGGAAATACGATCTCTTGCGCCGCAGTAATGTCACCAGCGATTACAATCTTTTGAGGGTTAAATAAGTTAATGGTAATTGCAACGGCTTTGCCCAGTTGGTTGCCTACGCGGACTAAGCTTTGCTTTGCCAGTTCATCACCATTCATAGCATGAGTACATACATCCTGAATTGTAATGCTTTCGAGCTCGGTCAGACTAGATTCGTAACCTTGTGCTATCAGCTGTTTGACACGCTTGATGATTGCAGGGTTTGCAGCAACAGTTTCTAAGCAACCAAAGTTGCCACATTGACACTGCTCGCCCAACGGGTCGATCTGTATATGACCAATCTCACCGACGTTACGGTTAAAGCCCAGGAACACCTGACCATTTACAATGATGCCTGCACCGGTACCCCGGTGAACACTCACGAGGATCGAATCCTGACAGTCTTGGCTGGCACCGAAGTAGTGCTCAGCGAGAGCCATCCCACGGACGTCGTTACCGACGAAACAGGCCGTATTCAGTTTTTCGCTGACGATTTCACCAAGAGCAAGATTATCGATATCGGTATTAGGCATGTATTCAACAACACCAGTGGTCGGGTTAACCAAGCCCGGTAGTGTAATACCAATAGCAATTAACTGATCGATTTTGTCTTGGTGTTGACTAACGAAACTTTTCAGTAAATCGATTAGACCGGCAATCAAATCTTCCTGATTGGTGTAATGCAAGTCGTGCTGATCTTCGGCGAGTGCGTTTCCGCCTAAATCGTACAAGCAAAACTGAACGTAATCTCGTCCTAGCCGAACAGCAACTGAATGAAAGGGTTTAACTTCGGTGGTCAGAGAGATGGCTCGACGACCACCGGTAGAAGCTTGTTGCGCGACCTCTTTAATCAGGCCACGCTCTAAAAGTTGGCGGGTTATTTTGGTAACACTCGCGGGAGCCAGCTGACTAACATCTGCGACTTGAATGCGGGAAATAGGGCCTTGTTGATCAATCAGCCTATATACCGCAGCGCTGTTAAGCTGCTTTACTAAATCTACATTACCAATTTGTCCGCCATTCATGCTTAATTGTGCTCGTATTGTCCGTTAACAACCGTCGCTTTTACATTGAAGTCACGATCGAAAACAGTCAGGTTTGCAACCATGCCTGTTCGAATTCGGCCAAGTCGTTCCTCTACACCAATTGCTGATGCTGGGTACAGTGTTGCCATTCGTAGAGCTTCGTCTAAAGCGATACCTGCGTGCTCAACTGTATTTTGAACTGCTTCAATCATAGTCAGCGCTGAGCCGCCTAGTGTGCCGTTTTCATCAACACACTTGCCTTCTCGGTAATATACTTTCTTACCGACAAAAATAAAGTGATCCATGTTAGCACCTGCCGGAGCTGTGGCATCCGTCACCAAAACCAGCTTATCTCCTTTGATTTTATGAGCAATTCTGATGTTTGCGTAGTCTACGTGGAAGCCATCGGCAATAATGCCTGCATAAACCTCGGGAGTGTCGTAAATTGCGCCGACGACGCCCGGTTCGCGACCAACCATCGGAGTCATTGCATTAAACAGGTGTGTCGCAAAGCTGATGCCCGCTTCAAAGCCTTTACGTGCCTCTTTGTAAGTGGCATTGGTGTGGCCGATTGAAACCACTACCCCAGCTGCTTTCAGTCGACGAATATGTTCTGGGTTGTTCAGCTCAGGTGCAAGGGTAACTTTGGCGATGATGTCTGTATTTGCACATATCAGTTCAATCATCTCTTCTTCAGAAGGGCGGATAAAGTCGACGCTGTGGATGCCTTTTTTCGCGACGTTAAGATAAGGTCCTTCCAAGTGTAGGCCGAGTGACTGATTCTGATACTTATTGTGGTATTCACGAGCTGCACTGATAGCTTCACGCATATCATCATCGGATGAAGTAATCAGAGTAGGTAAGAAGCTGGTGCATCCCGATTTGAGGTTTGCTTCATGCATGATTTGCATCGTTTCTGCCGTGATATCGTCATTTAACATGACTCCGCCACAACCGTTGAGCTGAAGATCAATGAATCCTGGGCTCAGGTTGGCACCGTTCAGATCTTTCACTTCGATGCCTTTCGGTAATTCGGCAACGGGCACAACAGATTGAATCAGATCGTTTTCGATGATGACCGCATGTTCAGTAAGAACATCACTACCGGTATAAATTTTACAGTTACTTAGCGCGTACATAGTCAGCTAGTCCTTATAGATGAGAAATCAATTTCTGTATTGTTATCTTAATGGTGACTGCTTGAGTCATTTGATTACTTAGTCCGTATCACTGAACTTAGATAACGAATTACATTGAGCAAGTTGCGTTTATCTCGGCCATTGTGGAGTAACTAACTAGTAACGGGCTGAAAATAGTAAATGAACTGTTTTTATATGATTCTTTTTCAGAGCGAAGTTACCGTGGATTACTCGCTGAGATAACAAAATAACACTGATCTTTCCTTGCATAAAGTGCGAGGATCTTATCTTTAATATGCCATTTTTTCGTATAATAAAATAAGTTTTATGATCTCGCTAGCAAAAACCTTCTTTTAGGGGTATTTCTGGTGATTATGATCACAAACAATGAGCTTTTAATTTGCGGAGCAAAATTAATATCATAAACTTAGAGGGACTAAATTGAACGGCTAAAATAAGTCATTCAGCAGAACATCTAATCCTATAGGGGGAACTAAAGGTGAATATTCTTGGATACTTCCAGAAGGTGGGTAAGGCGCTTATGGTGCCGGTTGCCACACTTCCTGCAGCAGCGATACTCATGGGTATTGGCTACTGGATCGACCCAAATGGCTGGGGTGCAAACAGTGCACTAGCCGCATTCTTAATTAAAGCTGGCGCGGCAATCATTGACAATATGTCAGTTCTGTTTGCAGTCGGTGTTGCTTACGGGATGTCTAAAGACAAAGATGGTGCTGCAGCGCTTTCTGGTTTCGTAGGCTTCCTTGTGGTTACCACACTTCTTGCTCCTGGCGCAGTAGCACAAATTCAAGGTATTGACCCAAGTGAAGTGCCAGCGGCATTCGGTAAAATTCAAAACCAGTTTGTAGGTATCTTAGTTGGTATCGTTTCTGCAGAATTGTACAACCGTTTCTCACACGTAGAACTTCACAAAGCTCTAGCCTTCTTCTCTGGTAAGCGTCTGGTACCTATCCTGACATCGTTTGCTGGTATCGTGATTGCTTTCGTGTTGATGTACGTGTGGCCAACCGTATATGGCGGCTTGGTAAGCTTCGGTGAAAGTATTCAAGGTATGGGTGAAGCTGGTGCAGGTATTTATGCATTCTTTAACCGTCTTCTGATTCCTGTGGGCCTACACCATGCATTGAACTCTGTATTCTGGTTCGACGTTGCAGGTATCAACGATATCCCTAACTTCCTTGGCGGCGCGAAGTCTATCGCTGAAGGCACGGCAACTGTTGGTGTGACTGGTATGTACCAGGCTGGTTTCTTCCCAATCATGATGTTTGGTCTGCCGGGTGCAGCGCTAGCTATGTACCATACTGCGAAATCGAAGAATAAAGAAAAAGTTGCCTCTATCATGATTGCAGCCGCGTTCGCTTCATTCTTTACTGGTGTTACTGAGCCGTTAGAGTTCGCGTTTATGTTCTTAGCTCCTGGCCTATACGTGCTTCACGCTGCGCTTACTGGTCTATCAGTTTACCTTGCAGCATCAATGCACTGGATTGCGGGCTTCGGCTTCTCTGCAGGTCTTGTTGACTTAGTATTGTCAACTCGCAACCCACTGGCAGTGAACTGGTTCATGTTAATTGTTCAGGGTCTAGGTTTCTTTGCGGTGTACTACTTCGTGTTCCGTACTGTGATTGTGAAGTTTGGTCTTAAAACACCAGGTCGTGAAGATGACGAAGAAACGTCCTCTAAAGTTGCCGGTTCAAGCAACTCTTCTGAGTTAGCTCGTCAATACCTAAAAGCGCTTGGTGGTCATGACAACCTAAGTTCGATTGATGCATGTATTACTCGTCTGCGCCTTTCAGTTAAAGATATGAGCGTTATCAACGAGAAAACACTGAAAGATTTAGGTGCGATGGGTGTAGTGAAACTTGGTACGAACAACCTGCAAGTGATTCTTGGTCCATTAGCAGAGATTGTGGCTGGTGAGATGAAAAACGTATCAAAAGATGAAGACTTAAGTGGTGTTCATCTGCCTGCCTAACAGCTAAATTGTGGTGAGTTTATCTGCTGTTCGATAATGCAAATAATTTGTAGCCACAAAATTTAGAAAGACCTCCTTCGGGAGGTCTTTTTTATATTGTTCTGCTGTGTTTTCACTCTAACTCGATAAATATTGCCGTTTTAATGACAGTTCTTGTTGTCTAATCGTTTAGAATTGTGGATCATTAGGAACAATGCACTCTGTAATTCCTAGTTCGGATACAGAGTACCGTTTTCTCTGACAATACTATTATTTTTGAGGTGCTATAGATGAGTGAAGCTGATGCTCGTCCATCAAACTTCATTCGCCAGATCATTGATAAGGATCTAGCGGATGGTAAACACACTAGCGTGCATACTCGATTCCCGCCGGAACCAAATGGTTACCTGCATATCGGTCATGCTAAGTCTATCTGTTTGAACTTCGGTATTGCTCAGGACTATCAGGGTCAATGTAACTTACGTTTTGATGATACTAACCCTGAAAAAGAAGACATCGAATACGTTGAGTCTATCAAGAAAGATGTAAACTGGTTGGGCTTCGAGTGGAGTGGTGAAGTATGTTACTCATCAAACTACTTTGATAAGCTTTACGAATATGCAATTGAATTGATTAATAAAGGCTTAGCGTATGTAGATGAGCTAAGTCCAGAGCAGATTCGTGAGTACCGTGGCACGCTGAAAGCGCCAGGTAAACCAAGTCCGTACCGTGATCGCCCTGTTGAAGAAAACCTAGCGTTGTTTGAAAAAATGCGTGCTGGTGAGTTTGAAGAAGGTAAAGCATGTCTTCGCGCGAAGATTGATATGGGCTCTTCTTTCATGGTTATGCGCGATCCGGTTCTGTACCGTGTTCGTTTTGCGACTCACCATCAAACTGGTGATAAGTGGTGCATTTATCCGATGTACGACTTCACACACTGTATCTCAGATGCTTTAGAAGGTATTACACACTCAATTTGTACTCTTGAGTTTATGGATAACCGTCGTCTTTACGACTGGGTACTGGACAACATTACAATTGATTGTCGTCCGCACCAATACGAGTTCAGCCGTCTAAACCTTGAATACACAGTAATGTCTAAGCGTAAGCTGAACCAACTAGTGACTGAAAAGCTGGTTAACGGTTGGGATGACCCACGTATGCCAACCGTTTCTGGTTTGCGTCGCCGCGGCTTTACACCTGCGTCTATTCGTGAGTTTTGTAAGCGCATCGGTGTTACCAAACAAGACAACATGATTGAGTTTAGCTCTCTTGAATCTTGTATCCGTGATGATCTGAATGAAAACGCACCGCGTGCAATGGCTGTGTTAGACCCTGTAAAGTTAGTTATCGAAAACTTTGAAGCGGGTAAGGTTGAGAACCTGACATTAGCTAACCATCCAAATAAACCTGAAATGGGTGAACGTGAAGTACCGTTTACTCGCGAAGTTTGGATTGAACGCGAAGACTTCCGTGAAGAAGCGAACAAGAAGTACAAGCGTTTGGTGCTAGGTAAAGAAGTTCGTCTTCGTGGTGCTTATGTGATTAAAGCTGAGCGTGTTGAAAAAGACGCTGAAGGCAACATCACGACAATTTTCTGTAGTTACGATGCAGATACTCTGGGTAAAAACCCAGCTGATGGTCGTAAGGTTAAAGGCGTAATCCACTGGGTATCAGCGGATAAAGCACTTCCAGCAGAAATTCGTCTATATGACCGACTATTTACTGTACCAAACCCTGGTGCTGCAGATGATTTTGCTGCAACGATTAACCCTGAATCCCTTGTTGTGATCAACGGTTTTGTTGAGCCAAGTCTTGGCTCTGCTGAGGCTGAAAAAGTCTACCAATTTGAGCGTATGGGTTACTTCTGTGCTGATTCTAAAGAGTCAACGTCAGATAGCCTAGTGTTCAACCGTACAGTAGGTCTTCGCGATACATGGGCAAAAATTGAAGCTAAGTAATTGCGAGTCATAATAAAAATGCCAGTCTTGTGACTGGCATTTTTTATATTTGCTAACTGAACAACTGACAAAATAAAAGCGCTCTATGAGCGCTTTTTTGGTGTTTATTTCTTTGGTTTGTGTGCGTTAGGATCGTTTTTACAACTACCGTCACCACATTTGCCGTACAAGTAAAGGCTGTGGTTAGTTAAGGTTACGTTGTATTTAGACGCTATTTCTTTTTGACGCTCTTCGATAAGATCGTCAGAAAACTCAATAACCTCGCCACAATCCAGGCAAACTAGGTGGTCATGGTGATGTTGCGTTGAAAGTTCGAAGACTGATTTACCACCTTCGAAGTGGTGACGAGTGACGATACCTGCATCGTCGAACTGGTTTAGTACTCGGTAAACCGTAGCTAGGCCAATTTCCTCACCTAGATCAATCAACTTTTTGTACAAATCCTCAGCACTGATGTGCTGGCAGTCTGGCTGCTGAAGTACTTCTAGAATTTTTAGCCTTGGAAGGGTCACTTTTAAGCCCGCATCCTTCAGCGCCTGATTATTATCTGACATATACTTTCCCGTTGGATCATCTGCAGCGATTTAACAGAATTCAATATTCCTACCATTATAGGCGAAGCGCTATAAACATTAAACCACGAACTTCAAAGGGTTAATATATTCTTTCTTTGTAAATTAGAAATCGGTCAATTATATTAGAGATCATACCAGTTACATTTTAGTAACATCAGTAACGTAGAGAGCAGGGACTGCAATGGATAAGCGAATCGCCAAAATTTATAAACCGGGCATCATAAAATTCGGGCTCAACCTTTGGCCGCCATTTTGGGGATCTGGAATCAAAATCTTACATATTTCCGAAGACTTTCGGTTGGTAAAAGTGCGTTTGAAGCTCAGCTGGTGGAACAAAAACGCTAATAGAACTCAATATGGCGGAAGTATCTTTTCTCTGACTGATCCCATCTATTCAATGATGCTTATCGGGATTCTGAAGGAGGAATATTATGTCTGGGATAAAGAGGCGAGCATAAACTTTATTAAACCGGGACACAGTGATTTATTCGCCGACTTTGAAATCTCAGAAGGAATGATTGAAGAGATACTGAAAAGGACACGTAGTGGCGATAAATGGTTTCCCGAGTTCATCATTTATGTCAAAGATCAGGACGGGAACGTGGTGTCTGAAGTGAAACGTAAGCTTTATGTTCGCAAAAAGCCCCAATATCGAGAGGATGAAGTCGCGACAGAAGTTTCATAATACCAATCACAGTAAATAAGTGTTCAAAAATAGCGCAGGAAAAATGCTTGAGAACAAGGCGAACTTTTTCGATAAGTAATTATTCTACAATCAAAAAGTTCAAGGTAGTTATCGAGTGTTTTAACAAGCTAGAATGACCAGTTATTTACTACGATTGGTATAATCATTACTTACAAAAAGACCTCCTTAGAGGAGGTCTTTTCAAGTTCTGTATTAGCTTAGCCTTCAAGCTCAGCCAGACACATCTCTTCGTAAATCTGTTTTACCCAGTTTTCGACACGCTCGTCAGTTAACTCAGGCTGACGATCTTCGTCAATGCATAAGCCTACGAACTGGCTGTCATCACCTTCAACAAGTGCTTTAGACGCTTCGAACTCGTAGCCTTCGG is part of the Vibrio sp. B1FLJ16 genome and encodes:
- a CDS encoding ROK family protein: MNGGQIGNVDLVKQLNSAAVYRLIDQQGPISRIQVADVSQLAPASVTKITRQLLERGLIKEVAQQASTGGRRAISLTTEVKPFHSVAVRLGRDYVQFCLYDLGGNALAEDQHDLHYTNQEDLIAGLIDLLKSFVSQHQDKIDQLIAIGITLPGLVNPTTGVVEYMPNTDIDNLALGEIVSEKLNTACFVGNDVRGMALAEHYFGASQDCQDSILVSVHRGTGAGIIVNGQVFLGFNRNVGEIGHIQIDPLGEQCQCGNFGCLETVAANPAIIKRVKQLIAQGYESSLTELESITIQDVCTHAMNGDELAKQSLVRVGNQLGKAVAITINLFNPQKIVIAGDITAAQEIVFPAIQRNIENQSLKTFHSGLPIVASQIDKQPTMGAFAMIKRAMLNGVLLQKLLED
- a CDS encoding cation:proton antiporter family protein, translating into MEIILITTAFVAGYLALKCTLPPLVGFLLAGFGLHAFGYQSNDVIVSLADLGVTLLLFTIGLKLDVKTLLSKEIWGGATAHNILSTAVFTIALTGLKLLGLTSLAGMDIGQVVLLAFALSFSSTVFAVKTLQEKGEMSATYGTVAIGILVMQDIFAVVFLTASTGKIPEWYAIALFGLPLLRPLFYKLLDKVGHGEMLVLFGIFFALVVGAGLFELVGMKADLGALILGMLLAGHRKASELSKSLFNMKELFLVCFFLNIGLSASLSFTGIALAILFILLLPIKGLLYFLTINYFNFRVRTSLLASLSLFNYSEFGLIVGGLAYKMGWMPSDMLAAIAVAVSLSFIISAPLNRLSNKIYQHSGKWLQETATEKLNQRDQLINPGRAQVLILGMGRIGTGAYDELCTRYGKISLGVEIREDAAVKHRAEGRNVISGDATDPDFWERILDTGHVQLVLLAMPHHQGNQTALEQLQRRNYKGQIAAIAEYPDQLDGLLEQGVDAAFNIYNEAGSGFARHVCQQLEPKFTPIK
- the nagA gene encoding N-acetylglucosamine-6-phosphate deacetylase encodes the protein MYALSNCKIYTGSDVLTEHAVIIENDLIQSVVPVAELPKGIEVKDLNGANLSPGFIDLQLNGCGGVMLNDDITAETMQIMHEANLKSGCTSFLPTLITSSDDDMREAISAAREYHNKYQNQSLGLHLEGPYLNVAKKGIHSVDFIRPSEEEMIELICANTDIIAKVTLAPELNNPEHIRRLKAAGVVVSIGHTNATYKEARKGFEAGISFATHLFNAMTPMVGREPGVVGAIYDTPEVYAGIIADGFHVDYANIRIAHKIKGDKLVLVTDATAPAGANMDHFIFVGKKVYYREGKCVDENGTLGGSALTMIEAVQNTVEHAGIALDEALRMATLYPASAIGVEERLGRIRTGMVANLTVFDRDFNVKATVVNGQYEHN
- the fcrX gene encoding ferric iron uptake transcriptional regulator FcrX: MSDNNQALKDAGLKVTLPRLKILEVLQQPDCQHISAEDLYKKLIDLGEEIGLATVYRVLNQFDDAGIVTRHHFEGGKSVFELSTQHHHDHLVCLDCGEVIEFSDDLIEERQKEIASKYNVTLTNHSLYLYGKCGDGSCKNDPNAHKPKK
- the rfaH gene encoding transcription/translation regulatory transformer protein RfaH, with protein sequence MKRWYLLYCKRGEQNRAKLHLENQGVECFYPTIEVEKISRGKRQTVEEPLFPCYVFARFDYQQGPNFTSVRSTRGVVDFVRFGSQPKEVQGDLVFELKQIEKHCSENAECKSMPKPGDKVRVKSGQFAGIDGIFQEQDGEKRSIMLVQMITKPVPVSIDNNDLDLNN
- the glnS gene encoding glutamine--tRNA ligase; its protein translation is MSEADARPSNFIRQIIDKDLADGKHTSVHTRFPPEPNGYLHIGHAKSICLNFGIAQDYQGQCNLRFDDTNPEKEDIEYVESIKKDVNWLGFEWSGEVCYSSNYFDKLYEYAIELINKGLAYVDELSPEQIREYRGTLKAPGKPSPYRDRPVEENLALFEKMRAGEFEEGKACLRAKIDMGSSFMVMRDPVLYRVRFATHHQTGDKWCIYPMYDFTHCISDALEGITHSICTLEFMDNRRLYDWVLDNITIDCRPHQYEFSRLNLEYTVMSKRKLNQLVTEKLVNGWDDPRMPTVSGLRRRGFTPASIREFCKRIGVTKQDNMIEFSSLESCIRDDLNENAPRAMAVLDPVKLVIENFEAGKVENLTLANHPNKPEMGEREVPFTREVWIEREDFREEANKKYKRLVLGKEVRLRGAYVIKAERVEKDAEGNITTIFCSYDADTLGKNPADGRKVKGVIHWVSADKALPAEIRLYDRLFTVPNPGAADDFAATINPESLVVINGFVEPSLGSAEAEKVYQFERMGYFCADSKESTSDSLVFNRTVGLRDTWAKIEAK
- the asnB gene encoding asparagine synthase B, with product MCSVFGILDIKSDAAALRPIALEMSKKLRHRGPDWSGIYSSDRAILAHERLAIVGLNSGAQPLYSPDKKLILAVNGEIYNHKEIRARYEGKYEFQTDSDCEVILALYQDMGAELLEELNGIFAFVLYDEEKDEYLVGRDHIGIIPLYQGYDEHGNYYVASEMKALVPVCKTVSEFPPGCYYGSKDSEPQRYYIRDWNEYAAVQGNSTSKEDLTEALEAAVKRQLMTDVPYGVLLSGGLDSSITSAVAKRFAAMRIEDDEKSAAWWPQLHSFAVGLEGAPDLKAAREVAEQIGTVHHEMTYTIQEGLDAIRDVIYHIETYDVTTIRASTPMFLMGRKIKAMGIKMVLSGEGADEIFGGYLYFHKAPNAQEFHEETVRKLLALNMFDCARANKSLAAWGVEGRVPFLDKEFIDVAMRLNPADKMCGNGKMEKHILRECFEHYLPESIAWRQKEQFSDGVGYSWIDTLKAVAEEKVTAQQMETAQFRFPYNTPTTKEGYVYREIFEELFPLPSAAECVPGGPSVACSSAKAIEWDESFKNCVDPSGRAVQTVHNDAY
- the nagE gene encoding N-acetylglucosamine-specific PTS transporter subunit IIBC; translated protein: MNILGYFQKVGKALMVPVATLPAAAILMGIGYWIDPNGWGANSALAAFLIKAGAAIIDNMSVLFAVGVAYGMSKDKDGAAALSGFVGFLVVTTLLAPGAVAQIQGIDPSEVPAAFGKIQNQFVGILVGIVSAELYNRFSHVELHKALAFFSGKRLVPILTSFAGIVIAFVLMYVWPTVYGGLVSFGESIQGMGEAGAGIYAFFNRLLIPVGLHHALNSVFWFDVAGINDIPNFLGGAKSIAEGTATVGVTGMYQAGFFPIMMFGLPGAALAMYHTAKSKNKEKVASIMIAAAFASFFTGVTEPLEFAFMFLAPGLYVLHAALTGLSVYLAASMHWIAGFGFSAGLVDLVLSTRNPLAVNWFMLIVQGLGFFAVYYFVFRTVIVKFGLKTPGREDDEETSSKVAGSSNSSELARQYLKALGGHDNLSSIDACITRLRLSVKDMSVINEKTLKDLGAMGVVKLGTNNLQVILGPLAEIVAGEMKNVSKDEDLSGVHLPA